One genomic region from Cryptosporangium minutisporangium encodes:
- a CDS encoding endo-1,4-beta-xylanase, with product MTGITAPVHPGRNLRCCTPLRGRACSTPAERRLAALTKGNSLIRTSRHTRIAARVGALLVALLLAAGLAPSAAAVAKAGPKAPVVPGLTLRQLAALKGVTIGAGATNPAYFSDPRFGQVLAKQFNSLSPENELKWSFIQPERGKFDFSKIDQLVRFAKQNRMAVKGHGLLSGGVNPEWVLQITDPADLRAALTNHIRTIMTRYRGTIDRWDVVTEVFSTFGGTGLDQNHFYKVLGPDYIAETFRIAHAANPKAKLFLNESLVEYYPAKQQELYALVADMVAKGVPITGVGLETHETQSAPAPGVMTDIVKSYRALGLDVAITEMDVHVLDSQLQADIYRSVLAEALAAGVRDISFWGFTDAHHYTWVPGAKPLLFDEQYNPKPAFFAARTALAECRCRR from the coding sequence GTGACCGGGATCACAGCGCCCGTCCATCCAGGACGAAATTTACGTTGCTGCACGCCCCTCAGAGGCCGGGCGTGCAGCACGCCGGCAGAACGGCGGCTTGCGGCCCTGACGAAAGGAAATTCGTTGATCCGCACCTCTCGACACACGCGCATCGCTGCGCGCGTCGGCGCCCTACTCGTTGCCTTACTCCTCGCCGCCGGATTGGCGCCGTCGGCTGCCGCCGTCGCGAAGGCCGGGCCGAAGGCTCCCGTGGTCCCCGGTCTCACGCTTCGCCAGCTCGCTGCCCTGAAGGGGGTGACCATCGGCGCGGGTGCGACGAATCCCGCGTACTTCAGCGACCCCCGCTTCGGACAGGTGCTCGCGAAGCAGTTCAACAGCCTGTCGCCGGAGAACGAGCTGAAGTGGTCGTTCATCCAACCAGAGCGTGGGAAGTTCGACTTCTCGAAGATCGACCAGCTGGTCCGCTTCGCCAAGCAGAACCGTATGGCGGTGAAGGGCCACGGGCTCCTTTCGGGCGGGGTGAACCCCGAGTGGGTCCTTCAGATCACCGACCCGGCCGATCTTCGCGCCGCGCTCACGAACCACATCCGGACGATCATGACGCGATACCGGGGAACGATCGACCGGTGGGACGTCGTGACCGAGGTGTTCTCCACCTTCGGCGGCACCGGGCTCGATCAGAACCACTTCTACAAGGTCCTGGGTCCGGACTACATCGCCGAGACGTTCCGGATCGCACACGCCGCTAACCCGAAAGCCAAGCTGTTCCTGAACGAGTCCCTGGTCGAGTACTACCCGGCGAAGCAGCAGGAGCTGTACGCGCTCGTGGCGGACATGGTCGCCAAGGGCGTTCCCATCACCGGTGTGGGCCTCGAGACGCACGAGACTCAGTCCGCGCCCGCCCCCGGCGTGATGACCGACATCGTGAAGTCCTACCGGGCACTCGGACTCGACGTGGCCATCACCGAGATGGACGTGCACGTGCTGGACAGCCAGCTCCAGGCGGACATCTACCGGAGCGTGCTCGCCGAGGCGCTCGCGGCCGGCGTTCGGGACATCAGCTTCTGGGGCTTCACCGACGCGCACCACTACACCTGGGTGCCGGGCGCGAAGCCGCTGCTGTTCGACGAGCAGTACAACCCGAAGCCGGCGTTCTTCGCCGCCCGCACCGCGCTCGCCGAGTGCCGCTGCCGGCGCTGA
- a CDS encoding GH1 family beta-glucosidase, protein MANRTDFPPGFVWGAATAAYQVEGAVTADGRGPSIWDTYAHTPGRIADGSTGDVADDHYRLFAEDIRLLADLGLKAYRFSIAWPRIIPAGSGPTNAPGLAFYRRLAETCLQHGVTPFATLYHWDLPQPLEDAGGWMVRDTAERFRDYAAVAHDGLSDVITHWMTLNEPWCSALNGYGDGALAPGRNEGVNALKAVHHLLLAHGLALEAIRSPEGSYGIALNLAPVRAASDSPADRDAARRVDGLQNRLFLEPILFGKYPADVLDDTGMTAWFAEQEDDLPLISAPLDYLGVNYYFPTTVAGPDGPVSDPSKPSAQPGSENVVAVDTGLPRTQMGWPIQAGGLRDILVTINEQAPSLPLYITENGSAFPDSVTADGTIEDDDRQRYLEQHIEVVRQIVADGLPLMGYFVWSLLDNFEWALGFSRRFGIVHVDYATQTRTVKDSGRWLQRFLTQ, encoded by the coding sequence ATGGCAAACAGGACGGACTTTCCGCCCGGATTCGTCTGGGGTGCGGCGACCGCGGCATACCAGGTCGAGGGAGCCGTGACCGCGGACGGTCGTGGCCCGAGCATCTGGGACACCTACGCCCACACACCGGGCCGGATCGCCGACGGGAGCACCGGAGATGTTGCCGACGACCATTACCGGTTGTTCGCCGAGGACATCCGGTTGCTGGCCGATCTCGGGCTGAAGGCGTACCGCTTCTCGATCGCGTGGCCGCGGATCATTCCCGCCGGATCGGGCCCCACGAACGCCCCCGGTCTCGCCTTCTACCGGCGGCTGGCCGAGACCTGCTTGCAGCACGGCGTCACGCCGTTCGCGACCCTGTACCACTGGGACCTGCCGCAGCCGCTCGAAGACGCCGGCGGATGGATGGTGCGCGACACCGCCGAGCGGTTCCGCGACTATGCGGCCGTCGCACATGACGGGCTGTCGGACGTGATCACGCACTGGATGACGCTCAACGAGCCCTGGTGCTCGGCGCTCAACGGCTACGGCGACGGCGCCCTCGCCCCCGGGCGCAACGAAGGCGTGAACGCGCTGAAGGCGGTCCACCACCTCCTCCTCGCTCATGGGTTGGCGCTGGAGGCGATCCGATCACCGGAGGGCTCTTACGGAATCGCGCTCAACCTCGCGCCGGTCCGCGCCGCGTCGGACTCCCCGGCGGATCGGGACGCGGCGCGGCGGGTGGACGGCCTGCAGAACCGCTTGTTCCTGGAGCCCATCCTGTTCGGTAAGTACCCGGCCGACGTTCTCGACGACACCGGGATGACGGCGTGGTTCGCGGAACAGGAAGATGACTTGCCGCTCATCTCGGCACCGCTGGACTATCTCGGCGTCAACTACTACTTCCCCACGACGGTCGCGGGTCCGGACGGCCCGGTCTCTGATCCGAGCAAACCCAGTGCCCAACCGGGCAGCGAAAACGTCGTCGCTGTCGACACCGGCCTGCCCCGCACCCAGATGGGCTGGCCGATCCAGGCCGGCGGACTGCGCGACATCCTCGTCACGATCAACGAGCAGGCGCCGAGCCTGCCGCTGTACATCACCGAAAACGGGTCGGCCTTCCCGGACTCGGTCACCGCGGACGGGACGATCGAGGACGACGACCGGCAACGGTACCTCGAGCAGCACATCGAGGTCGTGCGGCAGATCGTGGCCGACGGTCTGCCGCTCATGGGCTACTTCGTCTGGAGCCTGCTCGACAATTTCGAATGGGCGCTGGGCTTCAGCCGCCGCTTCGGCATAGTCCATGTGGACTACGCGACACAGACCCGGACGGTCAAGGACAGCGGCCGCTGGCTCCAGCGGTTCCTCACCCAGTAG
- a CDS encoding carbohydrate ABC transporter permease: MALAVLFAGPLLWLLLAALKTREEWASGSTGILPERAQWSNFIHALTDINFAAYTLNSLFLATTYAVLITLSSAAVGFGFARLQAPGKRALFFVLLSTMMLPQILTLLPTYVLFSRIGLINTYWPWVLWGLAASPYLVFLFRQFFAAIPRELEDAAIVDGCGWGRIFFRIFLPLSRPVVVTAFLLSFTWTWGDYIAPALLLDVDHTTLSVAITAWYRDPRGNAIPTVQAAAAALYVIPMMVVFLFAQRYFIRSALSSGIKG, encoded by the coding sequence ATGGCGCTGGCCGTACTGTTCGCCGGCCCGCTCCTCTGGCTCCTCCTGGCGGCGCTCAAGACCCGCGAGGAGTGGGCATCTGGCTCGACCGGGATCCTGCCGGAGCGTGCGCAATGGAGCAATTTCATCCACGCGCTCACCGACATCAACTTCGCCGCGTACACCCTGAACTCGTTGTTCCTGGCGACCACCTACGCGGTTCTCATCACCCTGTCGAGTGCGGCGGTCGGGTTCGGATTCGCCCGCCTCCAGGCTCCGGGCAAACGCGCGCTGTTCTTCGTCCTCCTGTCGACGATGATGCTGCCGCAGATCTTGACGCTCCTCCCCACGTACGTGCTGTTCTCCCGGATCGGGTTGATCAACACCTACTGGCCGTGGGTCCTGTGGGGGCTGGCTGCCTCCCCTTACCTGGTGTTCCTGTTCCGGCAGTTCTTCGCCGCGATCCCGCGTGAACTCGAGGACGCCGCCATCGTCGACGGCTGTGGCTGGGGACGCATCTTCTTCCGGATCTTCCTGCCCTTGTCCCGGCCCGTGGTGGTCACGGCCTTTCTGCTCTCGTTCACCTGGACCTGGGGCGACTACATCGCACCCGCGCTGCTGCTCGACGTGGACCACACGACCCTGTCGGTGGCCATCACCGCCTGGTACCGGGATCCACGCGGCAACGCCATCCCCACCGTTCAGGCCGCCGCGGCAGCGCTGTACGTGATCCCCATGATGGTGGTTTTCCTCTTCGCCCAGCGCTACTTCATCCGCAGCGCCCTCAGCTCCGGGATCAAGGGGTGA
- a CDS encoding sugar ABC transporter permease: MAHRKWSRYPRAPFYLFVSPWVLGFLALTAVPLAYAFVISLTNFDGSSPRWRWVGFRNYVELFGDGSAWAALIRTIAYTALAVPLSVAGSLGLATLLNRRLKAVGLWRTIFFLPSVVPVVATAILWKLVLNRDAGILNTLLGAVGIDRISWLGDPAAFYSLILLTLWGLGGGMVIMLAALQGVPPELEEAAIVDGAGRWRVFRHVTLPMISPVVFFQIATGVIASLQIIVQPLLLAETNNISTIAAVPESTHVYMVQVYEEYFLRNRFGYGSAMLWVFFLVILVFTLLVQRSTRSWVYYEVDGDADR, encoded by the coding sequence ATGGCGCACCGTAAGTGGTCCCGTTACCCGCGGGCACCGTTCTATCTCTTCGTCTCGCCGTGGGTACTGGGCTTCCTGGCCCTGACCGCAGTGCCGCTGGCCTACGCGTTCGTCATCAGCCTGACGAACTTCGACGGCAGCTCGCCGAGGTGGCGCTGGGTCGGCTTCCGCAACTACGTCGAGCTGTTCGGCGACGGCTCCGCATGGGCGGCGCTGATCAGGACGATCGCGTACACCGCGCTCGCGGTGCCGCTCAGCGTCGCCGGATCGCTCGGTCTCGCCACGCTCCTCAATCGCCGGCTCAAGGCGGTGGGACTCTGGCGCACGATCTTCTTCCTGCCGTCGGTGGTTCCCGTCGTGGCGACGGCCATTCTGTGGAAGCTCGTGCTCAACCGGGACGCCGGGATCCTGAACACCCTCCTCGGCGCCGTCGGAATCGACCGGATCAGCTGGTTGGGCGACCCAGCGGCCTTCTACTCCCTGATCCTCCTCACGCTCTGGGGCCTGGGCGGCGGCATGGTCATCATGCTCGCGGCGTTGCAGGGGGTGCCGCCCGAACTCGAGGAGGCGGCGATCGTCGACGGGGCCGGCCGCTGGAGAGTGTTCCGTCACGTGACGTTGCCGATGATCTCGCCGGTCGTCTTTTTCCAGATAGCCACCGGCGTCATCGCGAGCCTCCAGATCATCGTGCAACCGCTGCTGCTCGCCGAGACCAACAACATCTCCACGATCGCCGCCGTGCCGGAGAGCACCCACGTCTACATGGTGCAGGTCTACGAGGAGTACTTCCTGCGCAACCGCTTCGGTTACGGGTCGGCGATGCTGTGGGTCTTCTTCCTGGTGATCCTCGTCTTCACGCTGTTGGTACAGCGGTCCACCCGTTCGTGGGTCTACTACGAGGTCGACGGCGATGCCGACCGTTAG
- a CDS encoding sugar ABC transporter substrate-binding protein — MTRSSGLISRRRLLASAAVAAGGVATGGLLSACNAGSSGGSGGKGNLTVMIGVQDLPKEMIADFEKKNPGIKITLLQHDATRLNAMLASGNPPDISVAGAVGSANVNARGLATDLTPYLEKSRVLKKDDLLPVNDSFRWDGSRSGRGAYYGVVKDWSQDATLWYNTALFDRAKVPYLSDTQPTSYDDLLAVAKRLTVKSGGTTKVFGLGLEWAWNLIAPMTMMVLQQGEQLYNDDLTEVDFTTAAARRAFGWYVEFARAGVGPTSLNPLPDVSDQSTFSAKRMAITQDGYWFGGNFVEDTALRDSIRMAPAPVMGDKRISPCYSGQGLWIPAKSKHKDEAWKFMEYYLAGEPAETRAKSGWGLPSLKPLLPKLPQTLPYQKQAYTVAQNELRYAGALPDSPYITLDAWNAVIDKSLQRAIKNEQTVDAACAALTREANKLLKQGKEQVS, encoded by the coding sequence ATGACCAGATCATCCGGATTAATCAGCAGGCGGCGACTGCTGGCAAGTGCCGCAGTCGCCGCTGGTGGGGTGGCGACAGGAGGTCTGCTCAGCGCCTGCAATGCCGGTTCGTCCGGCGGATCTGGCGGCAAGGGGAACCTCACCGTCATGATCGGGGTTCAGGATCTGCCGAAGGAGATGATCGCCGACTTCGAGAAGAAGAACCCCGGCATCAAGATCACCCTTCTGCAGCACGACGCGACACGGCTCAACGCGATGCTCGCGTCGGGTAACCCCCCGGACATCTCCGTCGCCGGTGCAGTGGGCAGCGCCAACGTCAACGCACGTGGCCTCGCAACCGACCTGACGCCGTACCTGGAGAAGAGCCGGGTGCTGAAGAAGGACGATCTGCTGCCGGTCAACGACAGCTTCCGCTGGGACGGAAGCCGAAGCGGACGGGGCGCCTACTACGGCGTCGTCAAGGACTGGAGTCAGGACGCGACGCTCTGGTACAACACCGCGCTCTTCGACCGGGCGAAGGTGCCGTACCTGAGTGATACCCAACCGACGAGTTACGACGATCTGCTGGCGGTGGCCAAGCGGCTGACGGTGAAGAGCGGCGGCACCACCAAGGTCTTCGGCCTCGGGCTGGAGTGGGCCTGGAACCTGATCGCGCCGATGACGATGATGGTGCTGCAGCAGGGCGAACAGTTGTACAACGACGACCTGACCGAGGTCGACTTCACCACCGCCGCCGCGCGTCGCGCCTTCGGCTGGTACGTCGAGTTCGCTCGGGCCGGCGTGGGCCCCACGTCGTTGAATCCGTTGCCGGACGTCAGCGATCAGTCGACCTTCAGCGCCAAGCGGATGGCGATCACGCAGGACGGCTACTGGTTCGGCGGCAACTTCGTCGAGGACACCGCACTCCGCGACAGCATCCGGATGGCGCCCGCCCCGGTCATGGGGGACAAGCGGATCAGCCCCTGCTACTCCGGTCAGGGCCTCTGGATTCCGGCCAAGTCGAAGCACAAGGACGAGGCTTGGAAGTTCATGGAGTACTACTTGGCGGGCGAGCCCGCCGAGACCCGCGCGAAGAGTGGGTGGGGACTCCCGTCGTTGAAGCCCCTCCTGCCGAAGCTTCCGCAGACGCTGCCGTACCAGAAGCAGGCGTACACCGTCGCACAGAACGAACTCCGGTACGCCGGTGCGCTGCCGGACTCGCCGTACATCACCCTCGACGCCTGGAACGCCGTGATCGACAAGTCACTGCAGCGAGCGATCAAGAACGAGCAGACGGTCGACGCCGCGTGCGCCGCGCTCACCCGCGAGGCCAACAAGCTGCTCAAGCAAGGCAAAGAGCAGGTCAGCTGA
- a CDS encoding TetR/AcrR family transcriptional regulator, with product MTSRSESDASPPATRPRTPRSASKIKANRLRVSGMSETRPVRVRGPYAKSARRSAEILEAATTVFATGGYRGGTLRDIARQLNLSLTSIVHHFGTKYELLEAVLERADQTVGTGFAPFDFEADCVERGVALATMERVRSNLERPELLRVLAILAAEASPPDHPAHGWFVERYRRKTALLAEAFAYDQKEGRIDPGREPRMLSTLLIGAWDGVQLQWLIDPSVEMESAMLAFFRSTVPEALGPDESR from the coding sequence ATGACTTCCCGATCCGAGAGCGACGCCTCGCCTCCCGCGACCCGCCCCCGGACGCCACGGTCGGCTTCGAAGATCAAGGCAAACCGTCTTAGGGTCTCCGGCATGAGCGAGACGAGACCTGTCCGAGTTCGCGGCCCCTATGCCAAGTCGGCGCGACGCTCGGCGGAAATCCTCGAAGCAGCGACGACCGTGTTCGCCACCGGTGGCTACCGCGGCGGCACGTTGCGCGATATCGCGCGCCAGCTGAATCTCAGCCTGACCAGCATCGTGCACCACTTCGGCACGAAGTACGAGTTGCTCGAAGCCGTCTTGGAACGAGCGGACCAGACCGTCGGGACTGGGTTCGCACCCTTCGACTTCGAGGCCGACTGCGTCGAACGCGGGGTCGCGCTCGCCACCATGGAACGGGTCCGGTCGAACCTCGAAAGGCCGGAGCTCCTGCGAGTCTTGGCGATTCTGGCCGCGGAGGCCTCTCCTCCGGACCATCCCGCCCACGGCTGGTTCGTCGAGCGGTACCGCCGGAAGACCGCGCTGCTCGCCGAGGCGTTCGCCTACGACCAGAAAGAGGGCCGCATTGACCCCGGCCGCGAGCCCCGCATGCTGAGCACACTGCTCATCGGCGCCTGGGACGGCGTACAGCTGCAGTGGCTCATCGACCCGTCAGTCGAGATGGAGTCCGCCATGCTCGCTTTCTTCCGCTCGACGGTCCCGGAGGCACTCGGCCCCGACGAGAGCCGATGA
- a CDS encoding beta-galactosidase produces the protein MSIPRLETIDEHPRLVVDGRPFLVLGGELHNSSSSSRYAIRTSFATLRDRNFNTVLAPVSWATVEPTEGTYDFGLVDELLAVARTAQLRLVPLWFGAWKNGMSTYVPAWVRTDPARYPRAEPEAGAHSEHVSPFGAAIGQADARAFAALMRHLRTVDAGHQTVVMVQVENEVGLLGGSRDHSPDATAAFEADVPPGVYEALAAYPDLRIAASWKERGCPRQGTWTTVFGDSATTDEAFMAAAYASHVEVVAAAGKAEYPLPMFVNAWLDAEIDASEHVPAGGQRPGVYPSGGPLPHVAGLWRRFAPSLDLLTPDIYFGSFEEICRDYRAAAGGLFIPEMRRDEQGAADVFLAVGNHGAIGTSPFGVDSVEGTEAEALRDAYGLLDSVAPLLASHPTAGVHLDEARPEVEVHLGAFVFSARRESTAGSP, from the coding sequence ATGAGCATCCCCCGGCTCGAGACGATCGACGAACATCCCCGTCTCGTCGTGGACGGCCGACCGTTCCTCGTTCTCGGCGGCGAGCTGCACAACTCGTCGAGCAGCAGCCGGTATGCCATCCGGACGTCGTTCGCGACGCTGCGAGATCGCAACTTCAACACGGTCCTCGCGCCGGTGTCCTGGGCAACGGTCGAGCCGACCGAAGGGACCTACGATTTCGGGCTCGTCGACGAGCTGCTCGCCGTTGCGCGCACCGCGCAGCTCCGGCTCGTCCCCCTGTGGTTCGGGGCGTGGAAGAACGGCATGTCGACGTATGTGCCCGCGTGGGTGAGGACTGATCCGGCGCGATACCCGCGAGCCGAGCCGGAGGCCGGAGCGCACAGCGAGCACGTGTCGCCGTTCGGCGCGGCGATCGGGCAGGCGGATGCCCGGGCGTTCGCCGCGCTGATGCGGCACTTGCGTACGGTCGACGCCGGACACCAGACGGTGGTCATGGTGCAAGTGGAGAACGAGGTCGGGTTGCTGGGAGGCTCCCGCGATCACAGTCCCGATGCCACTGCGGCCTTCGAAGCGGACGTCCCTCCTGGGGTCTACGAGGCGCTCGCCGCCTATCCCGACCTACGGATCGCGGCATCCTGGAAGGAACGCGGGTGCCCACGACAAGGCACCTGGACCACCGTCTTCGGTGACTCGGCGACCACCGACGAAGCATTCATGGCTGCCGCGTACGCCTCCCACGTCGAGGTCGTCGCCGCCGCCGGCAAAGCAGAGTATCCGCTGCCGATGTTCGTCAACGCCTGGCTCGACGCCGAGATCGACGCATCCGAACACGTCCCCGCCGGTGGACAACGGCCCGGGGTCTATCCCAGTGGTGGGCCGCTGCCGCACGTCGCCGGCTTGTGGCGCCGGTTCGCACCGTCGCTGGATCTGCTCACGCCCGACATCTACTTCGGCAGCTTCGAGGAAATTTGCCGAGACTACCGAGCCGCGGCCGGAGGGCTGTTCATCCCGGAGATGCGCCGAGACGAGCAGGGAGCAGCGGACGTCTTCCTCGCCGTCGGCAACCACGGCGCGATCGGGACGTCGCCGTTCGGCGTCGACTCCGTCGAGGGAACTGAAGCCGAGGCTCTTCGCGACGCGTACGGGCTCCTCGATTCCGTCGCGCCGCTCCTGGCGAGCCACCCGACCGCCGGCGTGCACCTCGACGAGGCCCGTCCGGAGGTTGAGGTGCACCTGGGCGCTTTTGTGTTCTCCGCGCGGCGAGAATCGACCGCGGGATCGCCGTAG
- a CDS encoding porin PorA family protein gives MGVLLLGLGSFLLASAALLPLYVYPRVAVLPTDPQVEQVMTAEQATMLVVDATAPAGARELRNADVTVTTFVTAAPVAEDDVDADTVVWQFATEVTVAGRGMTSAQVEWTSLDRRTHETTNCCGDRIVTTADRSAGEPLQHKGLVAWPLDVQKRTYQLWDLQLRGTRPATYVREERRDGIDTYVFDSVVTRTKVGNIDLPGGLFGVKDPSVNATSWYADSRRYWIEPATGDVIALRQDQSLTYTYGGRTVTSFDAELESRRMSDARLDRTRTGALALTWLRGRAAMLLVPLGALLVAGGIVLLRRRRPE, from the coding sequence GTGGGAGTCCTGCTGCTCGGCCTCGGCAGTTTCCTGCTCGCGAGCGCCGCCCTCCTACCCCTCTATGTCTATCCGCGGGTGGCCGTATTGCCGACGGATCCGCAGGTGGAGCAGGTGATGACCGCCGAGCAGGCGACGATGCTGGTGGTGGATGCAACCGCTCCGGCGGGGGCACGGGAACTGCGGAATGCCGACGTCACCGTGACGACGTTCGTCACCGCGGCACCCGTCGCCGAGGATGACGTCGATGCGGACACCGTGGTGTGGCAATTCGCTACCGAGGTGACCGTGGCCGGCCGGGGCATGACCAGCGCCCAGGTTGAGTGGACCTCGCTGGACCGGCGAACCCACGAGACGACCAACTGCTGCGGTGATCGGATCGTCACCACCGCGGATCGGTCGGCCGGCGAGCCCCTCCAGCACAAGGGTCTCGTCGCCTGGCCCCTGGACGTCCAGAAGCGCACCTATCAGCTGTGGGATCTCCAGCTGCGCGGTACGCGACCGGCGACGTACGTCCGAGAGGAACGCCGCGACGGCATCGACACGTACGTGTTCGACAGCGTCGTGACCCGAACGAAGGTCGGGAACATCGACTTGCCGGGTGGACTCTTCGGAGTCAAGGATCCGTCGGTCAACGCCACCTCGTGGTACGCCGACAGCCGGAGGTACTGGATCGAGCCCGCGACCGGCGACGTGATCGCGCTGCGGCAGGACCAATCGCTGACCTACACGTACGGCGGGCGGACCGTCACCAGCTTCGACGCCGAGCTGGAGAGCCGCCGGATGTCGGACGCCCGGCTGGACCGCACGCGGACCGGGGCGCTGGCGCTGACCTGGCTCCGGGGGCGTGCGGCCATGCTGCTCGTCCCGCTCGGTGCGCTGCTGGTGGCGGGCGGGATCGTGCTGCTCAGGAGGCGTCGTCCGGAGTAG
- a CDS encoding GGDEF domain-containing protein gives MSIVARLLGLTMAAAAVLLAADTWSNDIPPTIVPIGPLCLIACVLGAAALRTTSERRYRRLNAAQCALDVAAALAAVLSVPTLGQDLSVALLVLPAMWASVRFGLGPRATVIAWLATVLAYAAVLALGLDPWDQDLASSGPMDRSALLYFAPAAALGLLAAWTTGSQTRAVTRHLATVEQARAVLQHQATHDSLTGVANRTALRHGVAATTSAGAVMVIDLDGFKAVNDTYGHAAGDWILQSVAARLTRAIRPGDVAVRVGGDEFVLVLPHADEQTTADLATRLQLSLCEPVLTPEGLLSVGASIGTAVTIDRGDVWDLDQMLAQADASMYAAKSERARRRQPVLTACESRPGVRALA, from the coding sequence ATGAGCATCGTCGCGCGGCTCCTCGGGCTCACGATGGCGGCGGCCGCCGTGCTGCTCGCCGCCGACACGTGGTCGAACGACATCCCCCCGACCATCGTGCCGATCGGCCCGCTGTGCCTCATCGCCTGCGTGCTCGGAGCGGCTGCCCTCCGAACCACCTCCGAGCGACGATATCGGCGACTCAACGCCGCGCAATGCGCGCTCGACGTCGCGGCCGCTCTCGCCGCGGTCTTGTCCGTGCCGACATTGGGCCAGGACCTTTCCGTCGCCCTCCTCGTCCTACCCGCCATGTGGGCGTCGGTCCGGTTCGGCCTTGGACCGCGCGCCACGGTGATCGCCTGGCTCGCTACGGTTCTGGCCTATGCGGCGGTGCTCGCACTCGGTCTCGATCCATGGGACCAGGACTTGGCTTCCTCGGGCCCCATGGACCGTTCCGCTCTGCTCTACTTCGCCCCAGCGGCCGCGTTGGGACTGCTCGCGGCCTGGACCACGGGGAGTCAGACGCGCGCGGTCACCCGGCATCTCGCCACTGTGGAACAGGCCCGCGCCGTGCTGCAGCACCAGGCCACCCACGACAGCCTGACCGGTGTCGCAAACCGCACGGCGCTACGGCATGGCGTCGCCGCGACGACGTCGGCGGGCGCGGTGATGGTGATCGATCTCGATGGCTTCAAGGCGGTCAACGACACCTACGGGCACGCCGCCGGTGACTGGATCCTCCAGTCGGTCGCCGCTCGACTCACCCGAGCGATTCGGCCCGGCGATGTGGCGGTCCGCGTGGGAGGCGACGAGTTCGTCCTCGTTCTTCCGCACGCCGACGAACAGACCACCGCGGACCTCGCCACCAGGCTCCAACTCTCACTGTGCGAGCCCGTACTGACGCCGGAAGGCCTCCTCTCCGTGGGCGCCTCCATCGGCACCGCGGTGACGATCGATCGCGGGGACGTCTGGGACCTCGACCAGATGCTTGCCCAAGCAGACGCGTCGATGTACGCCGCGAAGTCGGAACGTGCGCGGAGGCGGCAGCCGGTTCTCACTGCCTGCGAGTCACGTCCTGGAGTCCGTGCGTTGGCTTGA